The Candidatus Effluviviaceae Genus I sp. region GAGGATCTCCTCCGCGCCGGCGAGCGTCGCCTCGAACCCGCGGCGCACGGCCACGTCGTCGATCAAGCGTCCGCCGAACACGAGCCCGTCGAGGATCGGATGCCCCTCGCCCGCCGGAGCGAGCCGCGCGCCGCTCGAGCGTTCGAAGGGGACCGTGAGCGTCACGCCCGTGACGGACGAGAGCGGGCCGGTGTTCCAGAACCTCGCGTCCGTCCTTCGCCCGAGAACGAAGAGCGCGCCGCCGCCGTCGGCGAGATGCCGCTCGGTCCACTCGAGTCCGGACCCCGGCAGCCTGCCGGCGTCCGCGAAGACGACGACCGGGAACCGTCCGCGGTCCTGGCCCGCGAGCGCCGACGCGGCGACCCCCACGGGAGAGAAGCGCTCGCCGCGGCCGGTCGGGTCCAGCGCCAGCCGAAGGTAGTGGCCGTCGCCACGCGCGTCGGCGCCGTCGGGCTCCACGACGAGCACCTCGACGCGCTCTGTCGCAGGGATCGCGAGGTACGCCTCGTTGTCGCCCGCGAAGGCGTCGGGCGGGATCTCCACGCGCCACGCGTGCCACCGAGCCCCGTCGACGGCCACGGCGAAGCCGACCGGGGACGACTCCCCGGGCCCCACGTCAACGCCCGCCTGACCGACCTGCGCGTCGTCGAGGAAGAGCCTGACCGGCACCGTTGCCCGCCGCCGGCCGTGGTTCCTCACCTCGGCCGAGATCGTGTGAAGCCCCCGCGTGCCCCCGTACGCGCGCTCCACGCCGGTGACGACGACGCTGAGGTTGCTCTCGGGGCCGGCGACGGGAAGGCAGTAGGTCCTCGGCCCCGCCGCATCCGGCGCCCGGGCCGACTCCGCGCCGGCCGTCGCGAGACGCCACCCGCTCCGCTGCATGTCGCCGATGACGTAGATCTCGCGGTTGAGGTTGCGCGCTCCGGCGAGGAGGTCGCGCGCGAGCGCGAGGGCGGCCGGGTAGTCGGTCGCCGCCGCGCCGACGCGCACGCCGTCGACGGCGGCCTTGAGCGCCTCGCGGCCGAAGGTGCCCCCGGGCAGCACGGAGCGCGGCGGGACGCCGGCCGTGACGAGAAACGCCTGGTCGCCCTCGGCGAGGAGGCCGGCGATCCCGCGCGCGGCGGCGACCGCGGCGTCGAAGAGCGGGCGGCCGTCCTGCCCGTCGCGCGACATGCTCGCGCTGTCGTCGAGCACGATGGCCACCGACGTCCGGGCGTGCGCGCCGCCCGCGTGCGCGCCGCGGAGGGTCGGCCGCGCGAGCGCGAGCGCCGCGCAGAGGAGCACGAGCGACCGCACGACGAGCAGGAGGATCTGCCGCAGCCGGACACGTCGGATGCGCTTCCGCTCCAGTTCCTTCAGGAACCGAAGCGAGCTGAAGTCGACCGTCTCGACCTTCCGCCGGCTGATCAGATGGATGACGAGCGGGACGAGCGCGGCAAGCCCGGCGAACAGAAACCCGGCGTTCAGGAAGGTGAGGTTCACGTGTGACCTCCGGCGCGACCCGGCACGACCCGCCCGCGCCGCGCTATCCCAACCGCTTCCGCTTCTCGAGGTACGAGAAGAGCGCCCGGTCGTACGGCGTCGAGGTCAGCACCGGCA contains the following coding sequences:
- a CDS encoding BatA domain-containing protein — its product is MNLTFLNAGFLFAGLAALVPLVIHLISRRKVETVDFSSLRFLKELERKRIRRVRLRQILLLVVRSLVLLCAALALARPTLRGAHAGGAHARTSVAIVLDDSASMSRDGQDGRPLFDAAVAAARGIAGLLAEGDQAFLVTAGVPPRSVLPGGTFGREALKAAVDGVRVGAAATDYPAALALARDLLAGARNLNREIYVIGDMQRSGWRLATAGAESARAPDAAGPRTYCLPVAGPESNLSVVVTGVERAYGGTRGLHTISAEVRNHGRRRATVPVRLFLDDAQVGQAGVDVGPGESSPVGFAVAVDGARWHAWRVEIPPDAFAGDNEAYLAIPATERVEVLVVEPDGADARGDGHYLRLALDPTGRGERFSPVGVAASALAGQDRGRFPVVVFADAGRLPGSGLEWTERHLADGGGALFVLGRRTDARFWNTGPLSSVTGVTLTVPFERSSGARLAPAGEGHPILDGLVFGGRLIDDVAVRRGFEATLAGAEEIL